A segment of the Macrotis lagotis isolate mMagLag1 chromosome 8, bilby.v1.9.chrom.fasta, whole genome shotgun sequence genome:
GTCACAGTGGGGACTGGGACCCCTACCCTCCCACTCCTATCCTGGCTCTGGGGCCTCCTAGGGTGGGAGGGTTGGGAAGAGATTCCAGTCTCTCAGCTCCCTTGACCTCTCTTTCCAATATGATCTCCGAATCCAAAGTGCTTTCGATTCAGCTCAGAGCATTGCTGTCTCCGCCTCCTGTTCCAAcccctgtcctgtcctgtccctCCCACAAAACCCTGGGCTTGGTGCCCTGACTCTGGATGACTGGGAAGTAggcaagacacacacacacacacacacacacacacacacacacacaaacagacccTGGCTATCTACCTGTGTAGGGAGTGGCAATATTGAGCAAGGTGTTCTGTGGAAAGATGGGAAAGGGGAGGGCGGTCCCAGAGGCCCTTTTCCAGGGACTTAATGGTATGAAATTATTCCATGTTATAAAATATGACATTCATCTTCCTGCTACTGATGTAGGTAATGCCCAACCCATTTCTCCTGGATCTTATAGCCCTGCCCTCTTCAAAACTTCCCATTTTGGTACCAATATAGATTCTAGGCTGCTGATGGCATCAAGAGGCCATGGCACTGTTAAACCTTCTGGGTATTGCCCCTTCAGGTCCTTGACTCATCACACAAAAGGGAGAGTTGGAGTTACAACTTAAGAGGACATGTGTCTCCACCAAGCCCAGGACATTGAATTTTGCTTGGTAAAGATGTGTGATCTCATAAAATGACAGACTGTGAAAGCTGAAAAGCTATATTTCCTAGCTATCCAAACCACTCCTTAAATAGAATTAATAATCACCCAACCTTGAAGCCCACCAAGAAGAGAGAAACATTACAGTCATTTCAGTGGAGATTTTTGTATTAGGTTAATGAATCCATAGTAATTCCTCTTCTCAGGTCAAGCTTATTGCTAGAATTCTCCTTGCATCTGACTCCCACAGTCCCATTTTGGTGACCACTGGGGTCCTTCATGCTGATCTTTTAAGAAAGTTTAATACCTCAACCCCTCACTTTATTGCCTACCAtaccttttaaaaacattaaacatCTTTTTTTGTATTGGGAACTAAAAAAGTATCAATGAGCACCAACATttccaaatacaaaagaaataggataataatatataaatgctaataatGTATAAAACTATGAACCTATAGATTGTTATTTGaaatatatagcattaattttaaaatatgttactATCATATAttacttattatatattatatatatactatcatATTTggtatacattttaaaatgattttgtttcaagttttctccttcctcaatGACATTTTAAAACACTGTTATATTCCAACATACCCCAAACACTAATTGAACTAtcgctttaaaaaaataaggcaagTAAAGGAAACAGCTATAGTAGTAACTCTTCCCACCATCTTTCTAAAAGGAGAGTGTGTCATTATTTTCCCCCCAGAATATGGTCTTTATAATTAACTAATCAAAGTTCACAAGCCCATATTGTCAGTGATCTTTATTCATCATACTTGCTTTGGGTAGCCCATTGGATCCCATCCCAAACCATGAAAAGTAGTCTGGAATAACTTCTACTACTCAGCCTAGTCAAGTTCATTTCTCAATCACTTCCTCTGGTGTCCTCTTTAGATCTTGGGGataattgggggaggggagcagaggCAGAAGGCTTGCTGAACCACAGGCAAAGAACATACCTAGACATAGGTAAGAGATAGGGGCAGGAACTCTGGGCTAACACGCTTGCTCTTGTATTGACTTCAGGTCAATGGGGCACAAACTGTTTTTATCATTCCCTCCTTTGCTTTCTAGCCCAGGCCCCTCCTCCATCTTCTGCTTTAGTACTCGCCTCACTAATAGCCTACCAGGAGActagggtggggaggggagggtgagGAATAGAGCAGGGAATCCTAAAGACTCCAAATCACTGTGATAGtcgggtacagaaatctatcttgggggcggctaggtggttcagtggatagagcaccggccctggagtcagaaggacctgagttcaaattcgacctcagacacttaataatgacctagctgtgtggcccccattgccttgcaaaaacctaaaaaaaccccaaaaaacaaaaaaacaaaaaagaaatgtatcttaccctagaagaaagaaagaaaatggcaagggGACAGGGAGAGAGGAGGGTGGGGTGTaggagacagaagagaggaaggatCCTGGGGGTCAGCTGCAACACTAtgagagggacagggtgaaaggagagagtagaATAACCGGAGGTGGGGGACAGGGTGGAGGGAAAGGCAGCTCGCAataagcaagattgggagaaaaaaaaaaccccagaccGAGCTGCCGGTGTATGAATTCAgcctgaagcatactttttcccAGTTTAACCTTTATTTATgtttcattgtgtgtgtgtgtgggggcatGTTTACATTCGGAACGTGACCGGCAGTAACACATGTTGAAACCGCACCAGgcaacttgctttctcaatggggcgGGAAGAAGGTTCGGGaagaataataaatattgaagCTCGCTTCTGTATGTAACGGGGGTGGGGTAAAAATCAAATGCACGTTAAAAAGTGCAGACTGAAAAGTAACAAAGTGAAACTCAAACAAGGCGCCGGGGCAGGCGTGAGTTGTCGCGCGGGCCGGAGCCCGCGGGGCCTagagccgggccggggccggggcccagagccggggccggggcccccGCCGCCTCCCGCTGCAGCCTCCGGCACAGCTCCAGGCGGCTCCGCAGGGGCCCGGCCGGGGCGCCCAGGGCGCGGAGCAGCTGCGGCAGGTCGCCCAGCAGACGGAAGCGGCGCAGCGCGCGCAGCGGGCCCGGGATGTCGGCCTCCGGGCACAGCCGCGTGAAGACGGCCAGCATGGGGGGCGCCGCTGCCCCCGCGGGGCCCGGGCCCGGCTGCAGGCAGCAGCTCAGCGCCGCCCGGAAGAGGTCCTGGGGGTCCTgggcgcccccggccccggccccggccccggcccgccaGCGGCGGTACAGGCGGCCGCTGCCCCGGCTCCAGAGGAGCAGCACGCGGCCCCGCTCCCGCGCCACGCGGGCCCGGGCCCCGCACAGCCACGGGAGGGGCCCCAGGCGGGCCACGCGCTCGCCCTCCCACAGGTCCAGGATCACGTCGTCGCCGCCCCCCAGGGCCGCCCGCAGCAGCTCGGCCAGGGCGCCCACCAGGCGGCGGTGCGCCTCCGAGTCCGCAGAGTGCAGCAGCAGCACCGGCCGGGGCCGCCGAGGGCCTGCGGGGAGAAGGGGGCGCCTGAGCCCGGCCCGGGGCCGACCCCAGAGGGAGCCCCGCAGAGGGAAGGGCCAGACCCCCGGATCCCCCTCAGCCACCTCCAGAAGGAGCCCCTGCAGGAAGGGCCAGACCCCCGGATCCCCCCCTCAGCCACCTCCAGAGGGAGCCCCTGCAGGAAGGGCCAGACCCCCGGATACCCCCCCCAGCCACCTCCAGAGGGAGCCCCTGCAGGAAGGACCAGACCCCCGGATCCCCCCCAGCCACCTCCAGAGGAGCCCCTGCAGGAAGGGCCAGACCCCCGGATCCCCCCCAGCCACCTCCAGAGGGAGCCCCTGCAGGAAGGGCCAGACCCCCGGATCCCCACCCCCCCCAGCCACCTCCAGAGGGAGCCCCTGCAGGAAGGGCCAGACCCCCGGATCCCCCCCTCAGCCACCTCCAGAGGGAGCCCCTGCAGGAAGGGCCAGACCCCCGGATACCCCCCCTCAGCCACCTCCAGAGGGAGCCCCTGCAGGAAGGGCCAGACCCCCGGATCCCCCCCAGCCACCTCCAGAGGGAGCCCCTGCAGGAAGGGCCAGACCCccggatcccccccccccagctaccTCCAGAGGGAGCCCCTGCAGGAAGGACCAGACCCCCGGATCCCCCCCTCAGCCACCTCCAGAGGGAGCCCCTGCAGGAAGGACCAGACCCCCGGATCCCCACCTCAGCCACCTCCAGAGGGAGCCCCTGCAGGAAGGACCAGACCCCCGGATCCCCCCCTCAGCCACCTCCAGAGGGAGCCCCTGCAGGAAGGACCAGACCCCCGGATCCCCCCCAGCCACCTCCAGAGGGAGCCCCTGCAGGAAGGGCCAGACCCCCGGATCCCCACCCCCCCCAGCTACCTCCAGAGGGAGTCCCTGCAGGAAGGGCCAGACCCCCGGATCCCCCCCTCAGCCACCTCCAGAGGGAGCCCCTGCAGGAAGGACCAGACCCCCGGATCCCCCCCCTCAGCCACCTCCAGAGGGAGCCCCTGCAGGAAGGACCAGACCCCCGGATCCCCCCCCCTCAGCCACCTCCAGAGGGAGCCCCTGCAGGAGGGAGCCCCTGCAGGAAGGACCAGACCCCCGGATCCCCCCCTCAGCCACCTCCAGAGGGAGCCCCTGCAGGAAGGACCAGACCCCTGGATCCCCCCCAGCCACCTCCAGAGGGAGCCCCTGCAGGAAGGGCCAGACCCCCGGATCCCCACCCCCCCAGCTACCTCCAGAGGGAGCCCCTGCAGGAAGGGCCAGACCTCCCAGGTGCCTCCCCATCCACCTCCTGCACCACCTCACCTGCCAGCAGCCTCTTGAAGCCCTGGCAGTTCACAGCCAGGACAGTCAGCAGCACGACAGTCCCCATCAAAAGCCCCAGAACCAGAAGCCCTAAGTGCCTgtgggaaactgaagcaggcagaagGCAGAGGTGAGGCCGAGCCTGGCTGCCCTTCCCAGCCTCAGCCCCTCTACCACCTCTGGCCTGGACACTTACCCTCGGGACACAAAAGGCGCTTCTGGCCATACTGGACATCTGATCTCCACACCTGTCCCATAAAGGGGTCACAATGAGAAGGAAGAtaggggaggcagggagggaggaggagggtggAGGTGAGAAAGGCTTATTACCAGAACACAGCTCCTGAAGCTCTGTAAGGGGATGATGAGATCTGACTTCACTGGACTGGCACCCACAGGCTGTGAGAACAAAGGATACAGGGGTTATTTCTATACAGGCAAAGGTGAAAAGGGTTCTATAATTTCTGCCATGTTCCTCTGGAGCATACTTGTGATCAGAAAGAACTGACTTCACAtcctgccttggacacttactagctctgggacaccaggcaagtcacttcacttctgtttgcctccattttcctcatctatgaaaagaGGAATATCTAAGGATCCTTCCAGGTCTAAACCTATGATTCATTGCTTTTATGAGCAGGAAATCTTGCTGCCTATCCTCCTCCTTCTTGGGAGGATGAAGTCCAGTCAAACCTCCATGAGGTCATTCCTAATAGTTTCAGCTTGCATTCTCTGACTTTCCATAGCATTAGAGGGACAGTGCAGGAGAAAGTAGCGAGTTTGAAGTAAAAGCATCtgtattttctaggtttttttttatttgcaaggcaaatggggttaagtggcttgcccaaggccacacagctaggtaattattattaagtgtctgagaccggatttgaacccaggtactcctgactccaaggctggtgctttatccactacaccacctagccgctccagcATCTGTATTTTCAAATCCTTTGGGTgctacttactatgtgaccctttTGAGTTTTCTCAGCTACAAAATGAGGAGGtcagacatgaaaaaaaaaagaaaagaaaaacaagggcAGGCTGGTGTTTATGTATATGGGGGTAATTGCAACAAATAACATCAGGAAAATTCTTTTTGACTGATTCATCTAtctaaaatgtatattatatatatgtaatatattgattatatatttgaCTATATACAGTATATTGAttcagggtatatatatatatatatataatatatatagtatattaagtctaaaatatatatctatagagagaggaatatatagtaatatatagtaAAAATACAGAATGCCAAAAGCCATCCCTCAACATATAACTGACCAAAGAGTGACTAAAGAGTTTCCAAATGGATTGACAATTGCAAATGACCATAAGAAAACATACCTCTGAATTGCCAATaggaagagaaatgcaaattaaaactcatCACCCAGGTAGCAGGGAGCAcaagacttgaagtcaggaaaaccagacTATGAGTAGTTTCTTAAGCATCAGGAAGACATTTGCTCAATTACCCTGGACAAGATATTTAACCTGTCTgttctttggtttcttcatctgtaaaacgggaataataataaaatctacctcccagggttattgtgaggtcAGATGAGATAGCATCTGTAAAGTACTCTGCAAACCtcaaggtgctattattattacctcAAACCTTAAAAATggcaaagaagataaaagaaacagTCAATATTCTGTAGGGAATGGGCCAAGGAAACCTCTGAACTCCtttctcagaacaatgtttttagatatataaaatacataggtATATAAAGGTAATAAATTAgattgaaatgcagttatcaaaataataaatctaaaaaaCCAAGTCCTTAGCCCCCAGGTTAGGAACCTCTGCTCTAAAATTTAGGCAAGAAAACTCAAAGGCATCTGATAGTTCAATCCCAATGTTCTATAGGAAGACTAGCACACTGCTGGAGGACCTCAGTAGTTcaactattttttatttgatattttaataaatgataaaatttaagaagtcaaataaaaagaaacaaatagatatttaaataaaGTACTAGTTTCTGTCTTTGTTCCACCACTGGGTAACTGAGACTTGGCTTACAAAGGATTATAggaccagagggaaaaaaaacaacacatttAGATTGCTGGAATAATAAACCAAACGTATTTGTTGGTTCAACTATTcttaacaatttggaattatgcaagaaaatgactattctgtccatacctttgacccagcaatcctGTCCCTGGACATATGTCCAAAAGAAgtcaatatatataaaaatatttatagcagcactctTTGTGCTAGAGACAAGAAATGGAGACAAAGCTATTCCACAGGGgaataactattaaaaaaaaaaatccaaagcatACCATATAAATATAACAATGTATTATCAttatacaataagaaatgatgaacatgagaGAATCCAGAGAAACAAGCAAAGATTTGGATGAACTAGGCCAAAAGAAATAGTCATCATGACTACAGTGTAAAATAAAACGAATACTAAAAGAAAGCCAAATCTGAGtaacagaagaaatcaaaggtgGTTCTGGAGGACAGATAACAAAATATACCTCCCTTGACTCCACGGAGAAATGGAATACTACTAAAACAGAACACAGCATCCAAGATGGTCTAAGTCATATCTTTGCTTAATGGTTTCCCTTTGTTACATGAGAAAGTTCACTCTAGAGGGgtaatgaaatgaaataactgtgatgtaatataattaaaaaaaagatctgctTATATATAAGGTTCAGATTCTGTTCTTTGCTGAGGACTGAGTGAGTGAACTCGGGCTTTAGTGGACAAAGATGAGACTTCTAAGACACTGTTCTCCAGTCTGATACTGTCCCTCTGTATTTCAACATCTGGGTTATGTTGGAGGGATCTGGATGAAAAATGGATACATCTGTGGCCATAGGATAGAGCAAAGAGGATGTGTATGTAGGTATGTGTTTACCAAATGGGACCTGAACGAACAGTTGGCTAGACCAATGGCTAACCAAATGAGGTGGTGGTAGGGTATTAGGAGACTGAATAACTGGTCACTTCCCACAGTCTACTAATTCACAGATGTGTCAGAAATTAAAAAGTTAGGAATTCCTGTTCTAGATAAACTACCAGAAGTCAGAATTTAAGACAGAGGTTCTTGTCTCTTGGTGTCGCCAACCTCTTGGGCATCTGGTGAAGCCCAGGGACATCCTTTTCAGAGTAATGTTCTTAGATGTATAATACAAAATACATCGCTTTGCAAAggtaataaattatattgaaatacagctatcaaaattaaattttttttaaaagttcatgaatCCTGGATTAAGAACCTCTGCTCTAAGACTTAGATAAGAAACTTCAAAAGACAGTTGGTCTGGCCTGGCACCAATCAAACTTCTCTGGCATCCCTAACAAATGGTCATTCGGTCTTTGCTTGGGAATCTTAAAGGGCAGAGAAGTTACTGCCACCTTCCACTTTGAAATTGTTCTGCTTATTTGGGAAGTTTTTCCTTCTATTGAGAGAAAAACAGCCTTTCTGCAACTTTCCCTCATGGCTCTTGGTTAGGTCCTTTGAGGTCAAACAGAAAAAGACTCTTTCCTCTTCCACATAATAGCCCCTCAAATACTTGACAACCATGTCTCTTTCTTAGTCTTCTCTTGAGAAAGGACAGAAAGATAACAGAACAAGCTATAGAGATAAATGAAGGATACTTGTTTTCTCCCTAATATTaatgccctccctccctccctccttctccctcccacccccacataCACTTCTGGCTACTGGAGGCAATGGCAAAGACTGGTCTAGGCTTCAGGGACTGTACCTGGCTGATAGAGAAAATAGGCAACTGTGGATCATAATGTTCCATTCCTGGGAGACACCAAGCAGCAGTGAAAGCAGCTGGGATCCTTGAGGAGAAGCTTAGGACCAGTTGTTGGTACTGGATAGCCATGCTCACACTCCAGGAGGAGGAGGCTGTAGGGGGTGAGTTACAGAGATAGAGGGTAACTTTTACACAAGGATTTAGAATGGGGTTGGGGATGGAAATTACCTTTCTCTAGAGGATTGGTAGGAAGGAAGATTAAATGGAGGTGGGGTGGAGAGGAGGGAAAATGGCATGCTCACCATTGCTGTTGGGGCATTCAACATGGGTACTATTCCCAAGAGAGAActagggaagagaggaaaagaaagtcaCCAGGATGGAGTTAGAAGGGGAGAGACACATATTTCCTCTTTCATATGATCTTCCCATCCCCTATTTAAACAAAGCACCGACTCTCCTTCTTCTCAGACGCTGCTAGTATCATACCTTAAAGCAAAGATGTGGGTGCAAATCCACCTTCTCCATAACATACAACTGTTGGGAGAGAAGGGAGTCAAATGGAAGAAGATCTGAGCCCCAATTCACCCCAGGATCATCTCATGCTGTGGGGCTacaatataatatagtaaatcCATCtgctcttcccttctctcctttcccttctacctccctctcttctttcacacACCCCCATCTCTTTTTATCCCTCTCTTCCCtatcctccctttctcctccacttcCCCCTCCTTACCCCCTCTGACTCAGACACTGTGGCATTGGGCAGGTCTTCACAGGGACTGTGCCAGCTTTGTTTCTGGCACAAGGAGGCCTTGGGCTTCACTGGGCAGCGTAGAGTTAGGGCCATGGCCATCTGGTCCTGGGAGCTGTGGTCAGTGAACGTCACTGACCTCCAGAAGTCCATGCTGTCTGTGGGCAAGAGGTCTCCTGGTGAGGCATTGGCTCACCCTCAGGCCTGTCTCTGTTTATCTTACCAACCCCCTGATCTCTTTGTCCCCACCTCAGGTCCAAGATAATTTCCTGATTGTGGTATCCTTATATCTGATCCAACCCCAGAGCTAATGGGTCCCCAACATGTATCCTCTGTTCCATACAGGCCAGCCTGCCCCTtgtttcctccccctctccccccattcAAATCATGTTCCCAgttctatgattttatcaatgtTGTCCTCTCCCTATAATTATTCAATACCATCTGCACTTCAAAGCCCAGCTCAAATCTCTCTGCTCTCACAAAACAGTCCTGGATGACTCTAGTCCCCCTGGTTTTCTTACTTCTTCAAAATCTTAGCACATTTACGATTTGTACCATACAATTTGGTCTCTTCCTTATTCACTTTCTTGTACTATGGGCCATTTTATACCATTAATTGAACAAGTACTTATTGAATGGATGGCACTGGATAACCTGTCTCCCATctaggaaaaaaggagggagaaagaagctTGCCCACCTAGGACCCAATGTTTACTGAGTGATTGATTGGAGTGTCTAGACATTGGTActactgccatcttgactcctgTTCCCAAGATGCAAAAATGGGAGGGGaagttcccccctccccaccctgaCTCCCAGGTCCCAGTGAGAATGTCATTTAGAGTTCATCCTTGGAATGAGGGGCTGGGCTGAGGTTTGTAGGGATCACTCACAGGTTTCGGGCTGGTCCTTCAAGGGGCACTGCTTCCTCCGCATACTGTCATAATGTAGGTATGCTGCCTGATGGAATGAAGTGGGGTGGGATTGGATGATCAGAAGAGCAGACTTCTTTATACCACTGACCCCAAACCCACTTTGATCTAGCCCTATTAGAATCTAATTCTCTGAGGCCATAGAAAAAGAACTAGAGTATGCACTGAGCATCAAGAGAACTCAACTCCTTGAAGGAAAGGATAAATgaatagacaaaataaaatatgaataatgataGTAGCTgacatttaatttcctcttttttcaccaAGAACCATGTAACTCTGGGTTGGCTGCCACCTTCACACTTGGGTTTTATCTCTCATCCACAGCTTCCTTGCAGCTGTACCCCCAGAGGCATTTGTTGCCCTCAtgtcaccccctcccctccccctcccctcacccctGACCTAGGCTACCCAGAGCCCCGTAATCTGGCGCTCTCTTCAGCTTACCTGAACCTCCAgcctccaggtctggtactcccAGCTTTTCATTCAGTGTATTTACCCATCTGCCATCTGTTATACCACACCCTGCCCCACCCTGCCAAGTTCCATAGCTTCAGGATCTTGTTCTCTTCCATCTCATTTATTAACTAATTCATGAGAAGGCATTGGGAGGAGGGGAATGgtcccttggagtcaggaccatCTTTTCAAATGACCTCATAGGAGACTAGCTCCATTTTAGTTCTGAACTCCTAGAACAACTTAATAAATGAGCCCCCAGATCATTCCTAGACTAGGTCAAGAGACAGAGGAATGGTGAATAAAATCCTGGAATCAGAAATATTGGAGTGAAGACCCCTCCCTTAGatacttagttatgtgaccctagttAAGTAACAATCTCTCAAagcctccatttctttatctgtaaattagGGACAATAATAGAATCTAACACACAGGATTATGAGGATCAGAGGAGAAAGCAAACATAGAGCACTTTGGAAACCTTATAATACAATTGAGCTGTAGTGTCTCTTCCTAGACTGGCCATGCCAGGTCCTCCCTCAACATTCCATGAATGAGTGAGAACGGAGTCTCCACATACGGGAAGGTGAGAGCCAGGAAGAATTCACTATGGAGAGCTAAAAATACACAGATGACCCTAACAAAGTCTCAGCAATAGCACCTCTCACCTCTATGCACAGACAGGGCAGCAGGAATTCATAGGGCAACTGGACTGTGTGGCCTCCAGACACTGTCTCCTGTAGGAGAAGCAGAAAGGTGAGTGAAGGAAGATGCCTAAGAAAGGGCAGGTGCATTCTGGATGAGGATCCCCTAGCTAGAAAAGTGGAACTGAGATTGAGGCAGAGGAAAGGAGGACCTAGACTTGAAAATTCCCCACAATGGTCAAATATATTGAATTTGTTGTACTGCAAaatactctttctttttcttctggaaaaaaaaaaaacagcttttcTTGGGTAGAGTCTGTATTCTGTGTTTACTAGTTGGTTTCATCAGTCCCATTCTCTACATTTTGCTGTCTAGTCACCTGAC
Coding sequences within it:
- the IL17RE gene encoding interleukin-17 receptor E; its protein translation is MGSLMPGAPLLLPTLLLLISQSGSAGSRTSHLNWWGPCCFQSSHMDDKFIESPALDLHQRGVLSTRPQCSLVWRCPLCFHVQLTLNIPGLRKHWLHFLVRKSNKSHKFQLCRRLRMPTAAQWKWLCDCCLARQGHHVAVSFPVGTSSGIRLKRTQFNPPEIADGTPKQRGSQGRRGPEFSFELQLEERAVRVTAPPGPDISVRLCHQWVLECEELSSPFHKQETVSGGHTVQLPYEFLLPCLCIEAAYLHYDSMRRKQCPLKDQPETYSMDFWRSVTFTDHSSQDQMAMALTLRCPVKPKASLCQKQSWHSPCEDLPNATVSESEGLYVMEKVDLHPHLCFKFSLGNSTHVECPNSNASSSWSVSMAIQYQQLVLSFSSRIPAAFTAAWCLPGMEHYDPQLPIFSISQPVGASPVKSDLIIPLQSFRSCVLVWRSDVQYGQKRLLCPEVSHRHLGLLVLGLLMGTVVLLTVLAVNCQGFKRLLAGPRRPRPVLLLHSADSEAHRRLVGALAELLRAALGGGDDVILDLWEGERVARLGPLPWLCGARARVARERGRVLLLWSRGSGRLYRRWRAGAGAGAGGAQDPQDLFRAALSCCLQPGPGPAGAAAPPMLAVFTRLCPEADIPGPLRALRRFRLLGDLPQLLRALGAPAGPLRSRLELCRRLQREAAGAPAPALGPGPGPALGPAGSGPRDNSRLPRRLV